The following proteins are co-located in the Imtechella halotolerans genome:
- a CDS encoding FecR family protein: MSIFNVIIALSKRIAASLLRDEQPKELFSSEIFDDQDKQYILDNLTKEELIKKRLHLSSQINREEDWKRIKSRINVPVRKQLVWQYSAAAVFIGLLTTTYILKDTLFHNLQIVSPVVGTIKVGTDRAILTLEDGEDINLEKGVSYQSDNINSNGEEIIYRTGKEKNVISYNYLTIPRGGQFSLLLSDGTKVWLNSETKLKYPVQFIEGNSRVVELIYGEAYFDVSHSTEHNGTSFKVLNNSQEIEVLGTEFNVKAYRDETHVYTTLVNGKVKVIYSNGQQVLNPDYQTSLNIHNHSMNVTKVNVYDEISWKDGIFSFKNKSLDEIMKVLSRWYDIEVEFNNSELGNLKFNGVLGKDQEIEQILATIQAFGAIKEYQINKNVVLLK; encoded by the coding sequence ATGTCAATTTTTAATGTAATTATTGCATTATCAAAACGTATTGCAGCTTCGCTATTACGAGATGAACAACCTAAAGAGCTATTCAGTTCAGAAATTTTCGATGATCAAGACAAACAATATATTCTTGATAATCTAACAAAAGAAGAATTAATTAAAAAACGCCTGCATTTATCTAGTCAAATCAATAGAGAAGAAGATTGGAAGCGCATTAAAAGCAGGATTAATGTACCAGTTAGAAAACAACTAGTTTGGCAATATTCAGCTGCTGCGGTGTTTATAGGATTACTTACTACTACCTATATTTTAAAGGATACACTTTTTCATAATCTACAAATTGTTTCACCAGTAGTTGGAACAATTAAAGTTGGAACCGATAGGGCAATTTTAACTTTGGAAGATGGTGAAGATATTAATTTAGAAAAGGGTGTGTCATATCAATCGGATAATATTAATAGTAATGGAGAGGAAATTATATATAGAACAGGTAAAGAAAAAAACGTAATATCCTATAACTATCTCACAATTCCTAGAGGTGGCCAGTTTTCATTACTACTTTCAGATGGAACTAAAGTTTGGTTGAATTCAGAAACCAAGTTAAAATACCCGGTTCAGTTTATTGAAGGAAATTCTAGGGTAGTAGAATTAATTTATGGTGAAGCTTACTTTGATGTATCACATAGTACAGAGCACAATGGGACTAGTTTTAAAGTTCTTAATAACTCCCAGGAAATTGAAGTATTGGGAACAGAATTTAATGTTAAAGCTTATAGGGATGAAACCCATGTGTATACCACTTTAGTAAATGGAAAGGTTAAGGTGATTTATAGTAATGGACAACAAGTTTTAAATCCTGATTACCAAACTAGCCTTAACATCCACAACCATAGTATGAATGTGACCAAGGTCAATGTATACGATGAAATTTCATGGAAAGATGGAATTTTCAGTTTCAAAAATAAATCACTTGATGAAATCATGAAAGTACTTTCCAGATGGTATGATATTGAAGTGGAATTCAACAATTCCGAATTAGGGAATCTCAAGTTTAATGGGGTATTGGGTAAAGATCAAGAAATTGAACAAATTCTAGCAACTATTCAGGCTTTTGGAGCAATTAAGGAATATCAAATCAATAAGAATGTAGTACTCCTAAAATAA